The Halalkalibacter krulwichiae genome has a segment encoding these proteins:
- a CDS encoding AbrB family transcriptional regulator, whose protein sequence is MLGVLILSLIGGFIFSLLRIPIPWMLGPIIVVMLVQFFYKEPLKWPGYLIDFGVVTVGTVIGVQFNTDLFGFMGSILFYMVMVNSILIGGSIGIASLTSKWAKVPMKAAVLGTIPGGLSQIVIFAEEEKVKEIGVISYFQVIRLLLVVVFVPFIVAGQVISKQPTDAKLSIGLLLLIVLAWGCSHLTQRLHLPVAFFITPIILLITLQLTTPITMPQVPAFVMNVAQLLIGAHIGLMLKPDMIKLPVRVLVGGILSAFALIVLTFASSFLMSFAMETTYATSFLSTAPGGLDQMVLLADAVHADASLVSMFQTFRLLFIFILVMPLMKLFYRWQNKNYRLQEESRVEKC, encoded by the coding sequence ATGTTAGGAGTTTTAATTCTATCTTTAATTGGCGGTTTTATTTTTAGCCTGTTACGTATCCCTATCCCATGGATGCTCGGTCCAATCATTGTTGTTATGTTAGTCCAATTTTTTTATAAAGAGCCTTTAAAATGGCCCGGTTATTTAATAGATTTCGGTGTTGTCACGGTCGGTACCGTAATCGGTGTGCAATTTAACACCGATTTATTTGGGTTTATGGGCTCCATTTTATTTTATATGGTAATGGTAAACAGTATTTTGATTGGCGGTTCAATTGGTATCGCCTCTTTAACAAGTAAATGGGCAAAAGTTCCAATGAAAGCTGCGGTATTAGGCACGATCCCAGGTGGCTTAAGTCAAATTGTCATCTTTGCAGAAGAAGAAAAAGTAAAAGAAATTGGCGTTATATCTTATTTTCAGGTCATTCGTCTATTATTAGTTGTTGTGTTCGTACCATTTATCGTTGCTGGTCAAGTTATCAGTAAGCAGCCAACTGACGCGAAGCTATCGATTGGTTTACTTTTATTAATTGTACTTGCATGGGGATGTTCCCATTTAACGCAGCGCCTTCATTTGCCAGTTGCATTCTTTATCACCCCAATAATATTATTAATTACGTTGCAGCTAACAACACCAATCACAATGCCACAAGTACCTGCTTTTGTCATGAACGTCGCTCAGCTGTTAATCGGTGCCCATATCGGTTTAATGCTTAAACCGGATATGATTAAACTGCCAGTCCGCGTACTTGTAGGCGGCATTCTGAGCGCATTTGCACTGATTGTTCTAACCTTCGCCTCAAGCTTTCTCATGTCGTTTGCAATGGAAACAACATACGCTACAAGTTTCCTAAGTACAGCTCCCGGAGGTCTAGATCAAATGGTTTTATTAGCCGATGCAGTTCATGCAGATGCCTCGCTTGTTTCAATGTTTCAAACTTTTAGGCTTCTATTTATATTTATTTTAGTTATGCCTTTGATGAAATTATTTTACCGCTGGCAAAATAAAAATTACCGTCTACAAGAAGAGAGCAGAGTTGAAAAATGTTAA
- a CDS encoding TRAP transporter substrate-binding protein — MLKKSGSKGRLLCFMVIAIVSVIMTACSSGESSGTAEEGRANQEVYQFEFNNVSSSLSSTTKDVILPWVEMVEEKTDGRVKINVHHGGALGKIGTVYQDVSNGVYDMATMYSQSVEETENHLITVGDLPFIATNDIEIDSKVMTEFYNRHKDEVLNGVEVMGVTTGGLTNMLSSKPIETIEDFKGLTIRAGADSESAIYFDWGMTPVEVAPEERYDALQRGIITAMGTAKSVAVDSRYYEVVDYYYELPYKTMHVFAIVNENRFQSLPEDLQQLFREELFPAYQELKVRETIIQEDVYLEQLKDEINVSVFPEEELEKLKDITTSSEAAWIDNANKRGLDGEGLLEEYREIQKELAAQ, encoded by the coding sequence ATGCTGAAAAAAAGTGGTAGTAAAGGTCGTCTATTATGTTTCATGGTGATTGCAATCGTATCTGTTATTATGACAGCTTGTTCATCCGGTGAATCAAGCGGTACAGCAGAAGAGGGGAGGGCGAACCAAGAAGTTTATCAATTTGAATTTAACAACGTATCTTCTAGTTTGTCTTCAACAACTAAAGACGTTATCCTTCCTTGGGTGGAAATGGTTGAAGAGAAAACTGATGGAAGAGTAAAAATCAATGTGCACCACGGTGGGGCTTTGGGAAAAATTGGTACGGTTTATCAAGACGTGAGTAATGGTGTCTATGATATGGCAACTATGTACTCACAGTCAGTTGAAGAAACAGAAAATCATCTAATAACAGTTGGTGATTTACCGTTTATTGCGACGAATGATATCGAAATTGACTCGAAAGTTATGACAGAGTTTTACAATCGTCACAAGGATGAAGTGCTGAATGGTGTTGAAGTAATGGGGGTAACGACAGGCGGACTTACAAATATGCTCAGCTCAAAACCGATTGAAACGATTGAAGATTTCAAAGGACTTACGATTCGTGCAGGAGCAGATTCAGAATCTGCGATCTATTTTGACTGGGGAATGACACCAGTTGAAGTTGCCCCTGAAGAAAGGTACGATGCTCTTCAAAGAGGGATTATTACTGCGATGGGAACAGCAAAATCAGTCGCGGTGGATTCGCGTTATTATGAAGTAGTCGATTATTATTATGAATTACCATACAAAACAATGCACGTCTTTGCGATTGTCAATGAGAATAGATTCCAAAGTTTACCAGAAGACTTACAGCAACTGTTTAGAGAAGAGTTATTCCCTGCCTATCAAGAATTGAAAGTGAGAGAGACGATTATACAAGAAGATGTTTATCTGGAACAACTAAAGGATGAGATAAATGTTTCTGTATTTCCAGAGGAAGAGCTTGAAAAACTTAAAGATATTACAACATCATCGGAAGCTGCATGGATTGATAATGCAAATAAAAGAGGGTTGGACGGGGAAGGATTATTAGAAGAATATAGAGAGATCCAAAAAGAGTTGGCTGCACAGTAA
- a CDS encoding DEAD/DEAH box helicase — MLMKYRTPYRFPVTLTNKAKDKMRELSLNERSFFSLEKSFHIYIEKYPQEAGRPLSVALFFDHETNANLAAKYKECIFVLHCVVEQDRFIATNVSTRSRQTPVSSNWRRAVMLEFDLNVHNRERVSFDLLRILDEMPVAQESSMYVKKRIASWEGYLKIQERSADIPDMTSRYSGLIFNGDFSRVTIKGIELGEKEWKSLKDLSVKLKGIDQDIGKVLKANCSARTVEVELHGYIEGRARKGRLDVHPKEVVFSNFATLSQVKRLRQGFKHLENGLAVNSDLERLLFENKPPVKPVTKQAKLKFHNRLNEFQQEAVSGAMSAEDLYVIQGPPGTGKTTVISEICFQNAKAGLRTLVASQSNLAVDNALSRLLANKDIRILRVGRTESIEEEGKKFIEENVGQYWKDHTLHEVSTQFKNRQNREKEIEIELAENEREQEAVEVNLKRVKAELEAKQDAQHQFNEIKAQLDEHKKNVEVAEQERQAVEKQKEQINKSLQTLNSQIEEDDAFLLNQPDSIQIVIEQEENEHLIEQLKQSIASEELAERINEKKKTVEQIVVEHGKWSEAVKQMNGFIDKVKAIKQVDGLKWFLLEQNITRNPRMHEYMKEIERIRAEVNQLEKLKSYHDKLTRAITYVEQLLTQHSTKLNQLQQRAITNSKAYTASEIDYYLDELRNRLKETSAILPQMLMNALEGLYSRRHFIRIKAKRLKPFESYKQMAQESFHFLKQEVVEELEQNQRDNKLLFQQSMKEVEEENEKLESLQNEYQQKYGSFEPISNAKERLREIEAKRSELQKLKDQIEQANSRVEENRERRNKDTVQLEEVKQQFVQLEARLIELNELIARRQAEQESLTKWLETEPEQEHEKVLTKMASLSLKRDSLIAEKKRFPLFQSIQGKWLSLLEEAGDHDLEEIRKLYVKHANVIGTTCVASARKDFIESYPEFDVVIIDEVSKATPPELLLPMLKGKKIILVGDHHQLPPLIGNDTLEETLQELADGSDDFEGKEELNKLLKESLFERLFKNLPKSNKTMLAIQYRMHENIMETITPFYEQENERLQCGLLDSDSDRDHLLQSQLIKRENHLIWFDMPNTPSYFEERMKGGKSLYNPAELKNIADLLIQLNDATAEAKQAGRMKANELKSVGVISFYGEQVKRIDRLIEQELRLEHLTIRTGTVDRFQGMEMDVILLSMVRNHDNRQDDIGFAKDYRRLNVALSRARELLILIGSTKMFTERTKQAHARKMYQHVLDVAKKQNGLRTLEEVANG, encoded by the coding sequence ATGTTGATGAAATATAGGACGCCATATCGTTTTCCAGTCACTTTGACGAATAAGGCAAAGGACAAGATGCGGGAGCTCAGTCTTAATGAGCGCTCGTTTTTTTCGTTGGAAAAGTCGTTTCATATCTATATAGAAAAGTATCCGCAAGAAGCTGGTCGCCCTCTTTCTGTTGCCTTGTTCTTTGATCATGAGACCAATGCAAACTTAGCTGCTAAGTACAAAGAATGTATCTTTGTCCTTCACTGTGTCGTTGAACAGGACCGCTTCATCGCGACAAATGTATCGACGAGATCGCGACAGACACCGGTCTCAAGCAATTGGCGACGAGCTGTTATGCTTGAGTTTGATTTGAACGTGCACAATAGAGAGCGTGTTTCGTTTGATTTGCTCCGAATACTTGATGAGATGCCTGTGGCTCAGGAAAGCTCGATGTATGTGAAGAAGCGAATAGCGAGTTGGGAAGGGTATTTAAAAATTCAAGAAAGATCTGCAGATATTCCGGATATGACTTCACGTTATTCAGGGCTGATCTTTAATGGTGATTTCAGTCGAGTAACGATCAAGGGGATTGAGCTTGGTGAAAAGGAATGGAAGTCACTTAAAGACTTGAGTGTTAAACTCAAAGGAATTGATCAAGACATTGGAAAAGTGTTAAAGGCAAATTGCTCCGCTCGTACAGTTGAAGTTGAATTGCATGGCTATATTGAGGGACGAGCTCGTAAAGGGCGGCTTGATGTACATCCGAAGGAAGTCGTTTTTAGCAATTTTGCAACATTGAGTCAGGTGAAAAGACTAAGGCAAGGGTTTAAGCATTTAGAAAACGGCTTAGCTGTGAATTCAGATCTTGAGCGTCTTCTATTTGAAAATAAACCACCGGTCAAGCCAGTAACAAAACAAGCGAAGTTGAAATTTCACAATCGTCTTAATGAGTTTCAACAAGAAGCCGTTAGCGGTGCGATGTCGGCTGAAGATTTATACGTCATTCAAGGGCCGCCTGGAACAGGGAAAACGACCGTTATTTCAGAAATTTGTTTCCAAAATGCAAAAGCAGGTTTACGGACGTTAGTAGCCTCACAGTCCAACTTGGCTGTTGATAATGCACTTAGCAGGTTGCTCGCGAATAAAGACATTCGTATCCTTCGAGTTGGGCGAACGGAAAGTATTGAGGAAGAAGGTAAAAAGTTCATAGAAGAAAATGTTGGTCAATACTGGAAAGACCATACGTTACATGAAGTCTCTACTCAATTTAAAAATCGGCAAAATCGAGAAAAAGAGATTGAAATAGAATTGGCTGAAAATGAACGAGAACAAGAAGCGGTGGAAGTTAACCTTAAACGTGTCAAAGCAGAACTAGAAGCAAAGCAAGATGCACAACACCAATTTAACGAAATCAAGGCGCAGCTTGATGAACATAAGAAAAACGTGGAAGTAGCTGAGCAAGAGAGACAAGCCGTTGAGAAACAGAAAGAGCAAATAAATAAATCTCTGCAAACTTTGAATTCGCAGATTGAAGAAGACGATGCCTTTCTTCTAAATCAACCTGATAGCATTCAGATTGTCATAGAGCAAGAAGAAAACGAACATCTGATTGAGCAATTAAAACAAAGCATTGCCAGTGAAGAGCTTGCCGAAAGGATAAACGAGAAAAAGAAAACGGTCGAACAAATCGTTGTTGAGCATGGAAAGTGGTCTGAGGCAGTCAAACAAATGAATGGTTTCATAGACAAAGTAAAAGCCATTAAACAAGTGGATGGATTAAAGTGGTTCTTGCTGGAGCAAAACATTACGCGAAATCCTAGGATGCACGAATACATGAAAGAGATTGAAAGGATTCGTGCAGAAGTCAATCAACTTGAAAAATTAAAATCTTATCATGACAAACTTACCCGTGCGATTACTTATGTCGAACAACTACTAACACAGCATTCAACCAAGTTGAATCAATTGCAGCAACGAGCGATCACCAATTCTAAAGCTTATACAGCTTCAGAAATTGATTATTATTTAGATGAATTGAGAAATCGTTTAAAAGAAACATCCGCAATCCTCCCGCAAATGCTCATGAACGCACTTGAAGGCTTATATAGTAGAAGACATTTTATTAGGATAAAGGCGAAACGATTAAAGCCTTTTGAATCGTACAAACAAATGGCCCAAGAATCCTTTCATTTTCTGAAACAAGAAGTGGTAGAGGAATTAGAACAAAACCAGCGTGACAATAAGTTACTCTTTCAGCAGTCAATGAAAGAGGTAGAAGAGGAAAACGAAAAGCTTGAATCTCTCCAAAATGAGTATCAACAAAAGTACGGGTCATTTGAACCCATTTCAAACGCGAAAGAACGACTTCGAGAAATAGAGGCAAAGAGATCTGAATTACAGAAGCTGAAAGATCAGATAGAACAAGCCAATTCTAGAGTAGAAGAAAATCGAGAAAGACGAAACAAGGACACTGTTCAGCTTGAGGAAGTGAAACAACAATTTGTTCAACTTGAAGCACGGTTGATTGAATTAAATGAGTTGATTGCTAGAAGGCAAGCAGAACAAGAGTCTTTGACAAAGTGGTTAGAAACAGAACCAGAACAAGAACACGAAAAAGTTCTAACGAAAATGGCAAGCCTTTCTCTAAAGCGAGATTCATTAATAGCGGAAAAGAAAAGATTTCCGCTATTTCAATCCATTCAGGGAAAATGGCTGTCCTTGCTGGAAGAAGCTGGTGATCATGACTTAGAAGAAATTCGAAAACTATATGTGAAGCATGCTAACGTGATTGGTACGACGTGTGTCGCATCGGCCCGAAAAGATTTTATTGAAAGTTATCCGGAATTTGATGTTGTAATCATTGACGAAGTATCAAAAGCGACACCGCCAGAACTGTTATTGCCTATGTTAAAAGGGAAAAAGATCATCTTAGTAGGCGATCATCACCAGCTTCCTCCCCTTATCGGGAATGACACGCTTGAAGAAACGCTTCAAGAGTTGGCAGATGGAAGTGATGACTTTGAAGGAAAAGAAGAATTAAACAAATTATTAAAGGAATCGCTTTTTGAACGGTTATTTAAAAACTTGCCGAAAAGCAATAAAACGATGTTAGCGATCCAATACCGGATGCATGAAAATATTATGGAGACGATCACTCCATTTTATGAGCAGGAAAACGAACGACTTCAATGTGGCTTGTTGGATTCAGATTCCGATCGCGACCACTTGTTACAATCTCAACTGATTAAGCGTGAGAACCATTTAATTTGGTTTGATATGCCGAATACTCCTTCATATTTTGAAGAAAGAATGAAGGGTGGAAAGAGCTTATACAATCCAGCAGAATTAAAGAATATTGCCGATCTTTTAATTCAATTAAATGATGCGACGGCTGAGGCGAAACAAGCTGGAAGAATGAAAGCCAATGAGCTTAAAAGTGTTGGAGTTATTAGCTTCTATGGAGAACAGGTGAAGAGAATTGACCGCCTCATTGAGCAAGAGCTTAGGTTAGAGCATTTGACGATTCGAACGGGAACCGTCGATCGTTTTCAAGGGATGGAAATGGATGTTATCTTATTAAGTATGGTAAGAAACCATGATAATAGACAAGATGATATAGGTTTTGCAAAAGATTATCGTCGTCTCAATGTTGCTTTATCAAGGGCGAGGGAGCTCCTCATTTTAATTGGAAGCACAAAAATGTTCACAGAGCGAACGAAACAGGCTCACGCAAGAAAGATGTACCAGCATGTATTAGACGTGGCGAAAAAGCAAAATGGGTTACGAACACTTGAAGAGGTGGCAAATGGATAA
- a CDS encoding TRAP transporter large permease, translated as MPEEFVGVIALVLMLVLTMMRVPIFLSLAIPGILGVLYLRDWNVVVSALTTNIWDSSFQYTLSTLPMFILMGAMLHASGISTELFAAFRSWFGRVKGGLGISTVGASALFAAASGSSVANTGTIGMMASKEMMNAGYSKVLTSGSIISGGTLGILIPPSTFLIVYGTLTDQSIGQLLLAGILPGILLAVSFAVTIYLTVVINPKLAPATEGGSWHERLVALKSTGWILLMFMIVIGGMFFGLFGPTEAAGIGAFTAIILTVIKGKFTWKVLLNSVHSTALTTGYIFAIVLAAFLFKYLLIISKLPLMISSQLTEMNVPNWVLFLAIVLMYFALGAVMDTMGMIMVTIPVVIPIIQYMGLDLIWFGIVVCLLVELAMISPPQGVNCFILDSVSPELGLKNIWLGSLIFMIPIFFVIALLYVFPEIALFIPNRMLG; from the coding sequence ATGCCAGAAGAATTTGTCGGGGTTATTGCACTTGTTCTTATGTTGGTTCTAACAATGATGAGAGTGCCAATCTTTTTATCATTAGCCATACCAGGTATACTAGGAGTTTTATATCTGAGAGATTGGAACGTAGTCGTTTCAGCGTTAACGACAAATATATGGGACTCTAGTTTTCAGTATACATTAAGTACCTTGCCGATGTTTATTTTAATGGGAGCGATGCTTCACGCCTCGGGTATAAGTACGGAGTTGTTTGCTGCATTCAGATCCTGGTTTGGTAGAGTAAAAGGAGGCTTAGGCATTTCAACTGTAGGTGCATCAGCCCTTTTCGCAGCGGCGTCCGGTTCAAGTGTGGCTAATACAGGTACGATTGGTATGATGGCTAGTAAAGAAATGATGAACGCGGGATACAGTAAAGTTTTAACAAGTGGTTCTATCATATCTGGAGGTACTTTAGGAATATTAATTCCCCCAAGTACATTTTTAATCGTTTATGGAACGTTAACGGATCAATCTATTGGTCAATTATTATTGGCAGGAATATTGCCTGGTATCTTACTGGCTGTAAGTTTTGCGGTAACTATATATCTAACGGTTGTCATAAATCCCAAATTAGCACCAGCAACTGAGGGTGGTTCATGGCATGAGCGCTTAGTTGCACTCAAGAGCACAGGATGGATCCTTTTAATGTTTATGATTGTTATTGGCGGTATGTTTTTTGGTTTATTTGGACCAACAGAAGCAGCAGGAATCGGCGCTTTTACAGCTATTATTTTGACAGTAATAAAAGGGAAATTCACATGGAAAGTTTTATTAAACTCTGTACATAGTACAGCGCTTACAACTGGATATATATTTGCAATTGTACTAGCGGCTTTCTTATTTAAGTATCTCTTGATTATATCCAAATTACCGTTAATGATATCTTCGCAATTAACAGAAATGAATGTTCCTAACTGGGTGTTATTCTTAGCTATAGTCCTTATGTATTTTGCATTAGGTGCTGTTATGGACACGATGGGGATGATTATGGTGACAATACCAGTTGTGATACCGATTATTCAATATATGGGACTAGACCTAATTTGGTTTGGAATCGTGGTTTGTTTACTAGTTGAGCTGGCTATGATTTCGCCGCCACAAGGTGTTAACTGTTTTATCCTCGACTCAGTATCACCAGAACTAGGATTAAAGAATATTTGGTTAGGTAGTTTAATATTTATGATTCCAATATTTTTTGTCATTGCTTTGTTATATGTTTTCCCTGAAATTGCTTTATTCATACCGAATAGAATGCTAGGTTAG
- a CDS encoding TRAP transporter small permease, giving the protein MIKIISYLPKISNSFGMIAIFIMILVTVVGVVGRMIGKPVLGNVELVQIMLLVLIMTTLSYAQSEDRHIKIGLIVDRLPKKAQFCLDIFNYVATFLYCLIVAYAFVLETDREMNVTMKSTLVLGVPLYILKIVVVIGFVLWAIESINRIIQRYKSFSRDEYNKEVKG; this is encoded by the coding sequence GTGATAAAAATAATCTCTTATTTACCTAAAATATCAAACAGCTTTGGGATGATTGCCATCTTTATTATGATCTTAGTAACAGTCGTCGGTGTTGTTGGCCGAATGATTGGTAAGCCTGTATTAGGAAACGTGGAATTGGTTCAGATTATGCTTCTTGTCTTAATTATGACGACATTATCTTATGCGCAATCAGAAGATAGACACATTAAGATAGGATTAATTGTTGATCGGTTACCGAAAAAAGCTCAGTTTTGTCTAGATATTTTTAATTATGTTGCCACGTTTCTATATTGTCTTATTGTTGCTTATGCATTTGTACTGGAAACAGATAGGGAAATGAATGTGACTATGAAAAGTACATTGGTCCTTGGTGTTCCTCTTTACATCCTAAAAATAGTCGTAGTTATTGGATTTGTTTTATGGGCCATTGAATCAATTAACCGTATTATACAGAGATATAAATCCTTTTCAAGAGATGAATATAACAAGGAGGTTAAAGGCTGA
- a CDS encoding VOC family protein, giving the protein MGKFLYAPEIAKLGHVALVSADLEKSLSFFRDTIGLEETEVVDGVHYLRAWGDFEHHTLSIKAGSTSYIDHIGWRTKRREDVATFAKLLEDAGTEVRWIQAGEEVAQGEAIRFELPSGHRFELYYDMEKTPADESRKSVLKNQTYKSWAKGVSPRRIDHVNLQTSHDNAEIVKYLQEALGFKLREYFVNPDDVQVASWLSVTNLVHDVAIMSTPRSKEPNEMHHIAYWLDNSQDLLRAADILCEADVQFVGPGKHGISQAMYIYVKDPGSGLRLEIFTNGYLIFEPDWEPIKWTYEEYLKNGSAYWGDRRRDDVDRDAQVKELLRS; this is encoded by the coding sequence GTGGGGAAATTTCTTTATGCACCAGAAATTGCAAAATTAGGACATGTAGCTTTAGTATCAGCAGATCTTGAAAAATCTTTATCCTTTTTCCGCGACACAATCGGTTTAGAAGAAACAGAAGTTGTAGATGGAGTCCACTACTTACGTGCTTGGGGCGACTTTGAGCACCATACACTATCAATTAAAGCTGGTAGTACATCTTACATCGATCATATCGGTTGGCGTACAAAACGTCGTGAGGATGTAGCAACTTTTGCGAAATTATTAGAAGACGCTGGAACAGAAGTACGTTGGATACAAGCTGGTGAAGAAGTAGCACAAGGTGAAGCGATCCGTTTTGAGTTGCCAAGTGGACACCGCTTCGAGCTTTACTATGATATGGAGAAAACACCTGCCGATGAATCTCGTAAATCAGTCCTTAAAAATCAAACGTATAAATCTTGGGCCAAAGGTGTGTCTCCACGCCGTATAGACCACGTAAACTTACAAACTTCTCATGATAACGCTGAAATCGTTAAATATTTACAAGAAGCATTAGGGTTTAAGTTGCGTGAATATTTCGTAAATCCGGACGATGTCCAAGTAGCAAGTTGGTTATCAGTAACAAACTTAGTACACGATGTGGCCATCATGTCTACACCACGTTCAAAAGAGCCTAATGAAATGCACCATATCGCTTACTGGTTAGATAATTCACAAGACTTGCTGCGTGCTGCTGACATCTTATGTGAAGCTGATGTGCAATTTGTAGGTCCAGGTAAACACGGTATTTCTCAAGCAATGTACATTTACGTAAAAGACCCAGGGAGTGGCTTACGTCTCGAAATCTTTACAAATGGCTACTTAATCTTCGAGCCAGATTGGGAACCAATAAAGTGGACGTATGAAGAGTATTTGAAAAACGGATCCGCTTACTGGGGAGACCGTCGACGTGATGACGTAGACCGTGATGCACAAGTAAAAGAATTGTTAAGATCATAA
- a CDS encoding acyl-CoA dehydrogenase family protein: MATIVENKSLYEEIMQKAKRVGEVAELEAMEADRNATISQRVADIIREEEIHRLILPKEFGYPQLDWRTFVDMISKVGYYNLSASWLTYFFSAHNSWVCYYPKHIRDAVINQGGFVADVFAPIGKVKPVEGGYIVSGKYNFVSGINYCDWVGVGAIMQFEDNDKPERVGILLKVSDLEVVNTWDSLGLRGSGSNTLIVNDVFVKPDAILRFNKIVEKSQPPYEDFDQDYLYYNTPFYPGFYVGFAAMAVGGAERVVEEFEKHTAGRVRFSGVNEKDSPTSQRVLAKLKLELISAKALLTEYITMMETDKSGPYEGAKYKAIRAEIIEKCTQIGIKALLTLGGHSLLKGHPVELFARDLIAIATHITSLYEDGILGYGRHLFGVQTNIQG, from the coding sequence ATGGCAACCATCGTTGAAAACAAATCGCTTTATGAAGAAATTATGCAAAAAGCAAAGCGTGTAGGGGAAGTTGCAGAGTTAGAAGCAATGGAAGCAGATCGAAACGCGACCATTTCCCAACGCGTTGCAGATATTATTCGTGAGGAAGAAATTCATCGTTTGATTTTACCAAAAGAGTTTGGCTATCCACAACTCGACTGGCGCACGTTTGTTGATATGATAAGTAAAGTTGGTTATTATAATTTATCTGCTTCATGGCTAACATACTTCTTCTCAGCCCACAACTCTTGGGTTTGCTACTATCCGAAGCATATTCGGGATGCAGTGATTAACCAAGGAGGATTTGTAGCTGACGTATTTGCACCAATTGGAAAAGTGAAACCAGTTGAAGGTGGCTACATTGTTTCAGGTAAGTACAACTTTGTAAGCGGCATCAATTATTGTGACTGGGTTGGCGTAGGTGCAATAATGCAATTTGAAGACAACGATAAGCCTGAGCGGGTAGGTATTTTATTAAAAGTGTCTGATCTAGAAGTAGTAAATACTTGGGATTCCCTTGGTTTACGAGGATCAGGCAGTAATACTTTAATCGTCAACGATGTTTTCGTTAAGCCTGATGCCATTTTACGCTTTAACAAAATAGTTGAAAAGAGCCAACCACCATATGAAGATTTTGATCAAGACTATTTATACTACAATACACCATTTTATCCTGGTTTCTACGTAGGATTCGCAGCGATGGCTGTTGGAGGCGCTGAGCGTGTAGTCGAAGAATTCGAAAAGCATACAGCAGGCCGTGTACGTTTCTCTGGAGTAAACGAAAAAGACTCTCCTACAAGCCAACGTGTGCTTGCTAAGTTAAAACTTGAACTGATTTCCGCTAAAGCATTATTAACTGAATACATTACCATGATGGAAACAGATAAGAGTGGTCCATATGAAGGCGCAAAATATAAAGCAATCCGTGCTGAAATTATTGAAAAATGTACACAAATTGGCATAAAAGCATTGCTAACTTTAGGTGGGCATTCACTATTAAAAGGACATCCAGTTGAGTTATTTGCGCGTGACTTAATTGCCATCGCAACACATATTACTTCTTTATATGAAGACGGCATTCTAGGTTACGGCAGACATTTATTTGGGGTTCAAACAAATATTCAAGGCTAA